A genomic stretch from Oncorhynchus gorbuscha isolate QuinsamMale2020 ecotype Even-year linkage group LG20, OgorEven_v1.0, whole genome shotgun sequence includes:
- the LOC124007262 gene encoding isotocin-neurophysin IT 1, whose protein sequence is MAMFGTSVSALCLLFLLSVCTACYISNCPIGGKRSALAFPSRKCMSCGPGDRGRCFGPNICCGEGMGCYVGSPEAAGCVEENYLPSPCEAGGRVCGSEEGRCAAQGICCDVEGCSIDQSCTEEDEAEYISQSVSSSHGHDLLMKLLNMISHTPPHRVHK, encoded by the exons A TGGCTATGTTTGGCACCTCAGTGTCCGCCCTCTGTCTGCTGTTCCTGCTATCTGTATGCACTGCCTGCTACATCTCCAACTGCCCCATAGGAGGCAAGAGATCAGCCCTAGCTTTCCCATCCAGAAAG TGCATGTCATGTGGCCCCGGGGACAGGGGTCGCTGCTTTGGCCCCAATATCTGCTGTGGGGAGGGGATGGGCTGCTACGTGGGCTCGCCAGAGGCAGCTGGCTGCGTGGAGGAGAACTACCTGCCCTCCCCCTGTGAGGCCGGAGGAAGAGTGTGTGGCTCTGAGGAGGGACGTTGTGCTGCACAGGGGATCTGCTGTGACGTGG AGGGTTGTAGTATTGACCAATCCTGTACTGAGGAGGATGAAGCTGAATACATAAGCCAATCAGTGAGCAGTAGCCATGGCCATGATCTGCTGATGAAGCTTCTGAACATGATTAGCCACACCCCTCCCCACAGAGTCCACAAATAA